In one Paenibacillus sp. JQZ6Y-1 genomic region, the following are encoded:
- a CDS encoding 3'-5' exonuclease — translation MAYMIPETIPSTATNGERILFNTFRKHLPDDYIVYYEPHINNGHHRRPDYVIIGPDLGLLVLEVKDYTENTLHTLSPDEWQLHTQKGTGSLETVKNPITQARNYAFHIHNKLKKDRNLLQQEGAYANSLKFRYGYGVVFTRMKEAQIIRNEIHRCIDLNLLLTREEIDPDDEQFHADHLLERLTSMFPHPFHQRQWLSEEDLKAIRYHLFPEVRISADIRQRGYYQDDLLLSLHNIQAMDLHQESLARQIGDRHRLIRGVAGSGKTLILATRARTLLHEHPEWRILVLCYGSPLSCNIRSMIRHKLNEPEDLFEWSAMESQTEDDHADDPLNRQLEIGTFHDWLYKQFPLKFSKSEKENERQIAELLDQMESGEVTAPQYDAILIDEGQDLEPQWLEVISKVLNPDTQSLLIVEDKAQKIFRRKVSLSRNTGLDFRGRSKILSINYRNTSQIVNFAWDFYRSHSKLKDKFQTTITANEPAEIIPPQGTKRRGPEPQMRRCHSIQEEMQWVVEQMKHLHEDKKVEYTDMVILYRVKGSYKNAFIVDAIRQELDNNSIPHNWFTENKKTKDNFDRNHPSVKISTIDSAKGMDFRAVFIVNVDGMPREKAKEEDWDEEVSRFYIGMTRAMEHLYLSYSKVEGFAKWVDEKAHLTVEK, via the coding sequence ATGGCTTATATGATCCCGGAAACGATTCCGAGTACGGCAACCAATGGAGAACGCATTCTATTCAACACCTTCCGCAAACATCTTCCCGACGACTATATCGTCTATTACGAACCCCATATCAACAACGGTCATCACCGTCGACCCGACTACGTGATCATCGGTCCCGATCTCGGTCTGCTTGTACTCGAAGTGAAGGATTATACCGAGAACACCCTACACACGTTAAGCCCAGATGAGTGGCAATTACATACACAAAAAGGCACCGGCAGTCTGGAAACCGTCAAAAACCCAATCACACAGGCACGCAACTACGCCTTCCATATTCATAACAAACTGAAAAAAGACCGCAACCTGCTGCAACAAGAAGGCGCTTACGCCAATAGTCTCAAATTCCGCTACGGTTACGGCGTCGTCTTCACCCGTATGAAAGAAGCGCAGATCATCCGCAACGAGATTCATCGCTGCATCGACCTGAATCTGTTGCTTACCCGCGAGGAGATCGATCCCGACGACGAACAATTCCATGCCGACCATCTGCTGGAACGCTTGACCAGCATGTTCCCGCATCCGTTTCACCAGCGGCAATGGCTGAGTGAAGAGGATCTGAAGGCGATCCGGTATCATTTGTTTCCCGAAGTCCGCATCTCTGCCGATATTCGTCAACGCGGTTATTATCAGGATGACCTGCTGCTGTCGCTGCATAACATTCAGGCGATGGATCTGCATCAGGAGTCACTCGCCCGTCAGATCGGTGATCGACATCGGCTTATTCGTGGCGTGGCAGGCAGCGGCAAGACGCTGATCCTTGCCACCCGCGCCCGTACCTTGCTGCACGAACATCCAGAATGGCGCATCTTGGTTCTCTGCTACGGAAGCCCGCTATCCTGCAATATTCGCAGCATGATCCGGCATAAGCTGAACGAACCGGAAGACTTATTTGAATGGTCGGCAATGGAATCGCAGACAGAAGATGATCACGCAGACGACCCGTTGAACCGACAGCTAGAGATTGGCACGTTCCATGACTGGTTGTACAAGCAGTTTCCATTGAAATTTTCCAAAAGTGAAAAGGAAAACGAACGCCAAATTGCCGAGCTGCTGGATCAAATGGAGAGTGGCGAAGTAACTGCGCCTCAATACGATGCCATCCTGATCGACGAAGGACAGGATCTCGAACCGCAATGGCTGGAAGTGATCAGCAAAGTACTGAACCCAGATACCCAGTCTCTGCTCATCGTAGAGGACAAAGCGCAAAAGATCTTCCGACGCAAAGTCAGCCTATCGCGTAACACCGGGCTAGACTTCCGCGGTCGCTCCAAAATACTGAGCATCAACTACCGCAATACATCGCAAATCGTTAACTTTGCATGGGATTTCTACCGTTCCCATTCCAAGCTAAAGGACAAATTCCAAACCACGATCACTGCTAATGAACCCGCCGAGATCATCCCACCGCAGGGAACGAAGCGGAGAGGTCCCGAACCACAAATGCGTCGCTGTCATTCCATTCAGGAAGAGATGCAATGGGTGGTCGAACAGATGAAGCATCTGCATGAGGACAAAAAAGTGGAATACACCGATATGGTTATTCTGTATCGGGTGAAGGGCAGCTATAAAAATGCCTTTATCGTGGATGCGATCCGTCAGGAGCTGGACAACAACAGTATCCCGCACAACTGGTTTACCGAGAACAAAAAAACCAAAGACAACTTCGACCGCAATCATCCTAGCGTGAAAATCTCAACGATCGATAGCGCGAAGGGAATGGACTTCCGAGCGGTGTTCATCGTGAACGTGGATGGTATGCCGAGAGAGAAGGCGAAGGAAGAGGATTGGGATGAAGAGGTGTCGCGGTTCTATATCGGGATGACACGGGCGATGGAGCATCTGTATTTGAGTTATAGCAAGGTGGAAGGATTCGCGAAGTGGGTGGATGAGAAGGCGCATCTGACCGTGGAGAAATGA